TCCCCAGATACGCGACAAACTGGTTTGATCGCTCGCATCTCTATAGGTAGCCCACTGCAATTGAAAGTTTGTAGAAGGCCCTTTTTCAAACTTCAAAAACTCATCCTTCGGGATATCAAAAGTTCCCATTCCTCCGGGAAAATACTCGTCTCCGGTTAACAGTGTTAAAACTTCGGAGGCAGCTCTGGAAAATGTAGAGTGTCCCGAAATATACCCTGCAAAGGGAGGAGTCACAAACGAAGGTCGCTGGTACGGAAACCACTCGTTAGCTATAATCCAACCTACTCCGGCTATATCAATACTTGGATCGATGATTCTATCCGGGCCTCTCCATGTATACAATTTCATTTTTCCCAAATTTTCTTCAAACGCACCTACCAGCGGATCACCTGCCTTTATCACTTCTATATATCCGGGAATCAATGGCAACCCATGCGGATTGTAACTGGGTTCGGTTGGATCGGACGATTGCCCTCGATCTGCCATATAACGGATAGCACTAATAGGTCGAACATAATCGTAATACCCCTTAATACCCCATGCGGTTACAGCCACATCGTGCATGGTTCCTCCCAAAATAAAATACGATTTTACATCCCATTCCAAATCGTCCATAACGCGACCCTCTCCTTTAAATTTCTTTTGAAGCTGCGGATGATCGCTTACATAGTTTAAAATTGTAAACCAATGCCCCGGAGGCGTTTCACTTTCGGGACCGTCTGCCCAAAATTCGGCCAAAACACGTGTGTAATCACCTCTTTTCACCAATTGTTCTTCATAGGGCAATCCTGTAACCGGATTTACATCTCTGCCGTTATCGGGAGTCCCTCCATTTTGGAAATCATAAAAGCTTTTAAACCCATCAAAGTTTGTGGGAAAATCTTCGAAGGGGAAATTCCCCAGACTTCGAGGCGAGATATCTATCATTGTAGTGTCGGCGGGGTCTAAATGCGAACCCCAGGCGGCCACCAGTGCGAAGCCCCATTTATAAGGATCGTCTATGCCCATTCCTTCTTGAATATACCATGGATTTCCGGGATCGTGATACACATCAAAATTATGACCGGAAACTGAATAGGTAGTTTTATCCTCTTCTTTGAGTGAGAAAGGAGTAACCGCACCCCATTCCGGACCCAGAAAGGGCGGCTGACCACCTGGTATGGTATTTCCACTTTGATCCACCCAGGCCTCTACTTTTAGCGGTTGCCAATGGTTGGGGTCTGTAATATCGGGGTTTCCCGAAACGTCCGTGTTTAAAGGTTCGTTAATTGGATTGTAAAACTGATACTCGTAATCATTCCCTTCATTGGCACCATCCTGCATACCAAATGCAATCATTTGAGCTGCGGCATAATTTCCCAACGCCGCTGCATCACCAGTATCATAGTTGGTAGCAGTATTGGCAGTGTTGTATCCCAAATTTTCCATTAAAGCTTCAATCCGCGGCAAAATGAGTTCTTTTCTTGGTGAGTTTTTAAACCGATGCATCATCAATCTGTAGACAGCAAAACTCATCGCCTTTTGGCGTGATTCGGAAATAGATTCGGTAGGCGAGAAACCCGAAAAAGGACAGGTATAATTACCGACTGTTTTGCCTAAGAAAAAAGTATCGGCCGAACCGTCAAAAACAGACCATACATCGTACATAAGCACCGAAGAATGAAACAAATTACGTGCATGAACTGTAGGGCGGGCAAAATCGTTTCTTATTCCGTTTAAAACTTCTTCATTCCATTGTCTTGCGATCGATTGTGTGAATGAACTTGAAGTGAAAATTAAAAATAAGATGAGAAGTAGGATTCTCTTCATGGTATAAACATTTTACCAAATATACAAGGAACTGTCAAATAATCACAACAGAGCTTTTCACAAAAACTTCAAATTTTAATTCCTATTTTTGTTAGGCGCTGAAAAAATGAATCCAAACCTATGTTTCAAAATAATTTAGAATTCGCCAAACGCTGTGATGCTGAAGATACTGTAGCCGATTTCAGAAACGATTTTCACATTCCAAAAGATGCGTCGGGAAATGAATTAATCTACCTCTGCGGAAATTCCTTAGGATTACAACCTAAAATTACCGCACAGTATATACAAAACGAACTGAAAGATTGGGCTACACTTGGCGTGGAAGGCCATGTTGAAGGGGACCACCCATGGCTGCCGTATCACGAATTTCTCGCCCAAAATATGGCGCAACTTGTTGGGGCCAAACCTAATGAGGTAGTGGTAATGAATACGCTTACCACCAATTTGCATTTAATGATGGTTTCGTTTTACCAACCCACAAAAACCAAGTTTAAAATTATCGTGGAAAGCGATGCTTTTCCGAGTGATAAATATGCAGTTGAGAGTCAGTTGAAATTTCACGGCTTCGACCCCAAAGAAGGATTACTGTTATGGAAACCGCGAAAAGGAGAAGAATTGTGTCGTTTCGAAGATTTGGAAGAATTAATGACACAAGAGGGAGATTCGGTTGCGTTGATTATGATTGGGAGTACTAATTATTACAGCGGACAATCCTTTCCATTAAAAAAAATTACAGAACTGGGTCATAAATACGGTTGTATGGTTGGCTTCGATTTGGCACACGGGGTTGGGAATATCCAACCTAATTTACACGAAACCGGGCCCGATTTTGCAGTTTGGTGCAGCTATAAGTACTTAAATAGCGGTCCCGGAAGTCTGGGTGGCTGTTTTGTACACGAGCGCCATGCCAACAACACAAATCTTAAGCGATTTACTGGATGGTGGGGACACAACAAGCAAACCCGATTTAATATGCGTCATGAGTTTGATGCCTTGCCGGGTGCCGAAGGTTGGCAATTGAGCAATCCGCCTATTCTTTCCATGGCAGCCATACGTGCTTCCTTGGATACTTTTGAAAGGGCAGGATTTGAAAACCTTCGGAAAAAAACCGTAAAACTCACAGGCTATCTCGAATTTCTTATCGATGCTATGAATGATGACAGAATTAACATCATCACGCCACGAAATCCGGAAGAACGAGGATGCCAGTTATCTATACAGGTGAAACAAGCTAACAAGGAAGTACATACGCGACTAACCGCTTCAGGAGTGATAAGCGACTGGCGCGAACCCGATGTGATTCGGGTTGCTCCTGCCCCATTATACAATAGTTTTGAAGATGTATTTAGATTTTCAGAAAAACTAAAACAAGTCCTTCAATAATGAAAAAAGAACACGTACTTATAATTGGCGCCGGACTGTGTGGAAGTTTACTCACGCTGCGCATGGCGCAACGAGGCTACAAGGTCACATTGGTGGAAAAACGCCCCGATTTACGGAAAGTAACGCAGGATGCAGGACGATCTATCAATTTGGCGTTAAGTAATCGGGGACTTAAAGG
This genomic stretch from Ulvibacter sp. MAR_2010_11 harbors:
- the kynU gene encoding kynureninase, coding for MFQNNLEFAKRCDAEDTVADFRNDFHIPKDASGNELIYLCGNSLGLQPKITAQYIQNELKDWATLGVEGHVEGDHPWLPYHEFLAQNMAQLVGAKPNEVVVMNTLTTNLHLMMVSFYQPTKTKFKIIVESDAFPSDKYAVESQLKFHGFDPKEGLLLWKPRKGEELCRFEDLEELMTQEGDSVALIMIGSTNYYSGQSFPLKKITELGHKYGCMVGFDLAHGVGNIQPNLHETGPDFAVWCSYKYLNSGPGSLGGCFVHERHANNTNLKRFTGWWGHNKQTRFNMRHEFDALPGAEGWQLSNPPILSMAAIRASLDTFERAGFENLRKKTVKLTGYLEFLIDAMNDDRINIITPRNPEERGCQLSIQVKQANKEVHTRLTASGVISDWREPDVIRVAPAPLYNSFEDVFRFSEKLKQVLQ
- a CDS encoding T9SS type A sorting domain-containing protein: MKRILLLILFLIFTSSSFTQSIARQWNEEVLNGIRNDFARPTVHARNLFHSSVLMYDVWSVFDGSADTFFLGKTVGNYTCPFSGFSPTESISESRQKAMSFAVYRLMMHRFKNSPRKELILPRIEALMENLGYNTANTATNYDTGDAAALGNYAAAQMIAFGMQDGANEGNDYEYQFYNPINEPLNTDVSGNPDITDPNHWQPLKVEAWVDQSGNTIPGGQPPFLGPEWGAVTPFSLKEEDKTTYSVSGHNFDVYHDPGNPWYIQEGMGIDDPYKWGFALVAAWGSHLDPADTTMIDISPRSLGNFPFEDFPTNFDGFKSFYDFQNGGTPDNGRDVNPVTGLPYEEQLVKRGDYTRVLAEFWADGPESETPPGHWFTILNYVSDHPQLQKKFKGEGRVMDDLEWDVKSYFILGGTMHDVAVTAWGIKGYYDYVRPISAIRYMADRGQSSDPTEPSYNPHGLPLIPGYIEVIKAGDPLVGAFEENLGKMKLYTWRGPDRIIDPSIDIAGVGWIIANEWFPYQRPSFVTPPFAGYISGHSTFSRAASEVLTLLTGDEYFPGGMGTFDIPKDEFLKFEKGPSTNFQLQWATYRDASDQTSLSRIWGGIHPPIDDIPGRILGEEIGLEAFTFAETYFTKKIGMEGVLYPNPANEQLTVFYETEVPTNLYIYDILRRIVIASPATFDADHRFTVDVSALSQGMYFVVLQQKDKNIWVQKLMKD